The genome window AGAGATCGTGGTGCAACCGGCATCCCGGATTGAAACCGGCCGAGCACTCGGGACACCCCTGTGCGTCGAGGTAGGCATGGATGCTCAGCGTCGATCCGCACACACCGCACAGGACAGCCGGCGTCGCACGCTGGCTCCGCGACCACTGCCGCGCCTCGTGATCAGCGACCTCCTCATGGCACAGATGGCACGGGTACCAGTCACCGCAGCAGGCGAACGCGATCGCGATGACGTCGAGAGCCCCGCGGTAGTGCTCGCAGCGGGTCTCGCCGTCGACCACGAGTCCGTGAACCGTGATCTCGCCGACGCGCGACGGGCGGTCGGCCGATCTACCTCTCAGGGGGATGCGGTCGATACCTCAGGGTGATGCCCCACGTGCCACCTGCTTCCTAGCCTTCTGGGGTGGATGTTATCAACGAGCTCATCATGCAGACCGTCGCATCGCCCTGGCTGTATGTCGTGCTGCTCGCGGTGACCGTCGTCGACGGGTTCTTCCCGCCGGTGCCGAGCGAGACGGTCCTCGTCGCCGCGGCGGCGGTGCTGGCGTCGACGGGTGAGTTCTGGGCGCTGATCCCGCTGGGCCTGATCGCCGCGCTGGGCGCCGCGATCGGCGATAACATCGC of Microbacterium sp. LWH13-1.2 contains these proteins:
- a CDS encoding CHY zinc finger protein, with amino-acid sequence MVDGETRCEHYRGALDVIAIAFACCGDWYPCHLCHEEVADHEARQWSRSQRATPAVLCGVCGSTLSIHAYLDAQGCPECSAGFNPGCRLHHDLYFD